In one window of Juglans regia cultivar Chandler chromosome 3, Walnut 2.0, whole genome shotgun sequence DNA:
- the LOC109004208 gene encoding steroid 5-alpha-reductase DET2-like codes for MVSDQRVFHYSLLSLYLMAPMIFIALRFLQAPYGKHHRPGWGPTIYPPLAWFLMESPTIWLTLLLFSFGLNFSNPKSLVLMSPFLFHYFHRTCIYPLRLHRNSALRNTAHGFPISMAVLAFVFNIWNAYLQARWVSHYKDYENDGWFWWRFFGGLVVFLGGMAVNIWSDRVLVGLKKEGGGGYKVPRGGWFELVSCPNYLGEIVEWLGWAVMTWSWVGLGFFLYTCANLVPRASANHRWYLEKFGEDYPKGRKAVIPFLY; via the coding sequence ATGGTCTCAGATCAGAGGGTCTTCCACTACAGCCTGCTGTCCCTCTACCTCATGGCTCCAATGATCTTTATCGCCCTCCGGTTCCTCCAAGCCCCCTACGGCAAGCACCACCGTCCCGGGTGGGGCCCCACTATTTACCCACCTTTGGCCTGGTTCCTCATGGAAAGCCCCACAATctggctcaccctcctcctcttctccttcgGTCTCAACTTCTCAAATCCCAAGTCCCTTGTCCTCATGTCTCCGTTCCTCTTCCACTATTTCCACCGCACCTGCATCTATCCACTTCGCCTCCACCGCAATTCCGCTCTCCGGAATACTGCCCATGGATTCCCGATCAGCATGGCGGTGTTGGCCTTTGTGTTTAACATTTGGAATGCTTACTTACAAGCCAGATGGGTGTCTCATTACAAGGATTACGAGAATGATGGGTGGTTTTGGTGGCGGTTTTTTGGTGGATTGGTGGTGTTTTTGGGTGGCATGGCAGTGAACATTTGGTCGGACAGAGTTTTGGTGGGTCTGAAAAAGGAAGGTGGGGGAGGGTATAAGGTGCCAAGAGGAGGGTGGTTTGAGTTGGTGAGCTGCCCAAACTACCTTGGGGAGATCGTGGAGTGGTTGGGTTGGGCGGTGATGACTTGGTCTTGGGTGGGGCTAGGGTTTTTCCTCTACACGTGTGCCAACTTGGTACCCAGGGCAAGTGCGAACCATAGATGGTATCTGGAGAAATTCGGGGAGGACTATCCAAAGGGTAGAAAAGCTGTTATCCCCTTCTTGTATTGA
- the LOC109004210 gene encoding mRNA-capping enzyme-like isoform X2, producing MIVSMDLNASPVPEEDEDTFEQNIEEYPAPEERIESAVDIARRERDERRKRLKRERPDDRPMHVSQPPADDQLFQTKNLKSYEKSRLPPGWLDCPAAGQEICYMIPSKVPLSEYYNGYVAPGKRYSFKQVIQQQRVLGRKLGLVIDLTNTSRYYPASDLKKEGIKHVKIQCKGRDAVPDNASVNTFVFEVSQFLFRQKHSKKYILVHCTHGHNRTGYMIVHYIMRSHPTSVTQAIKMFAEARPPGIYKPDYIDALYTFYLEKKPEMVVCPPTPEWKRSSDLDLNGEAVPDDDDDGISAAALNENHGIDVVMTNDDILGDEIPRDQQDEMRRFCYQTLKLGVGARGNAQFPGSHPVSLDRDNLQLLRQRYYYATWKADGTRYMMLITIDGCYLIDRSFNFRRVQMRFPCRNTNDGLADKTHHFTLLDGEMIIDTLPDSQKQERRYLIYDMMAINQVSVIERPFYERWKMLEKEVIELRNYERHNIYQCRNPYYRYDLEPFRVRRKDFWLLSTVTKLLKEFIPRLSHTADGLIFQGWDDPYVPRTHEGLLKWKYPEMNSVDFLFEIEDDNRQLLFLYERGKKKLIEGKGSRVAFRDGSEPSLYSGKIIECSWDSEEEEWVCMRIRPDKSTPNAFNTYMKVMRSIKDNITQEVLLNEIDEIIRLPMYADRIRNDSKAHQHSNSVRRR from the exons ATGATTGTTTCCATGGATTTAAATGCCTCACCTGTAcctgaagaagatgaagacacTTTTGAACAGAACATCGAAGAATACCCTGCACCAGAAGAACGAATAGAGTCCGCTGTTGATATAGCACGCCGG GAGCGTGATGAAAGACGTAAACGACTGAAAAGAGAAAGACCAGATGACAGACCAATGCATGTATCTCAACCACCTGCAGATGATCAATTGTTTCAGACAAAAAACCTCAAATCTTACGAGAAGAGCCGGCTTCCTCctg GTTGGTTGGACTGCCCTGCAGCTGGTCAGGAAATATGCTACATGATTCCTTCCAAGGTTCCACTCAGTGAGTATTATAATGGCTATGTTGCTCCTGGTAAAAGATACTCATTTAAGCAAGTGATCCAACAGCAGAGGGTTTTAGGAAGAAAA CTTGGTTTAGTGATCGATTTGACGAATACTTCTCGTTACTATCCTGCGTCAGATTTAAAGAAAGAGGGTATCAAGCATGTTAAG ATTCAATGCAAGGGGAGGGATGCTGTACCAGATAATGCATCTGTAAATACCTTCGTCTTTGAG GTTTCCCAATTCCTCTTTCGTCAAAAGCACTCAAAGAAGTACATCCTTGTCCATTGTACACATGGGCATAATCGGACGGGATATATGATAGTTCATTATATCATGCGATCACATCCAACCTCTGTTACTCAG GCAATAAAAATGTTTGCTGAAGCACGCCCTCCAGGAATCTACAAACCAGACTATATTGATGCGTTGTATACATTTTATCTTGAAAAAAAGCCTGAGATGGTTGTTTGCCCACCAACTCCAGAATGGAAAAGATCTTCTGATCTTGACCTTAATGGTGAAGCAGTgccagatgatgatgatgatggaattTCAGCTGCTGCTTTGAAT GAGAATCATGGAATAGATGTAGTGATGACCAATGACGATATATTAGGAGACGAGATACCTAGGGACCAGCAAGATGAAATGCGGCGTTTCTGCTATCAAACACTTAAGTTGGGTGTTGGG gCAAGAGGAAATGCACAATTTCCAGGGTCTCACCCAGTTTCTCTTGATAG GGACAATCTACAACTATTAAGGCAGCGTTATTATTACGCCACATGGAAAGCTGATGGAACACGTTATATGATGCTAATTACCATAGACGGATGCTACTTGATTGACAGGAGTTTTAATTTTCGAAGGGTGCAAATGAGGTTTCCTTGTAGAAACACAaatgat GGTTTAGCTGACAAGACTCATCACTTTACATTACTTGATGGAGAGATGATAATTGATACTTTACCAGACTCACAGAAGCAAGAGAGAAGATACCTTATCTATGATATGATGGCAATAAATCAAGTGTCTGTCATAGAG CGGCCTTTTTATGAACGTTGGAAGATGCTTGAGAAAGAAGTGATTGAACTGCGGAATTATGAACGCCACAATATTTACCAGTGTAGGAATCCTTATTATAGATACGACCTTGAACCATTCAGG GTGAGAAGGAAAGACTTTTGGTTGCTCTCTACTGTTACCAAGCTTTTAAAGGAATTCATTCCAAGGCTTTCACATACTGCAGATGGTCTTATTTTTCAG GGTTGGGATGATCCTTATGTTCCCCGCACACATGAAGGCCTCTTGAAGTGGAAATACCCTGAAATGAATTCAGTTGACTTTCTATTTGAG ATTGAAGATGATAATCGTCAACTACTTTTTCTGTATGAGCGGGGGAAGAAGAAGCTGATAGAAGGGAAAGGGAGTAGGGTTGCATTCAGAG ATGGTTCAGAACCCTCACTGTATTCCGGAAAAATTATCGAGTGTTCGTGGGATtccgaagaagaagaatgggTCTGTATGCGGATCAGACCAGATAAATCAACTCCAAATGCTTTCAATACTTACATGAAG GTGATGCGGAGCATAAAGGACAATATCACTCAGGAAGTCTTGTTGAATGAGATCGATGAGATCATTCGACTGCCCATGTATGCTGATAGGATACGGAATGATAGTAAAGCCCACCAGCATTCAAATTCAGTGCGACGAAGGTGA
- the LOC109004210 gene encoding mRNA-capping enzyme-like isoform X1 yields the protein MIVSMDLNASPVPEEDEDTFEQNIEEYPAPEERIESAVDIARRERDERRKRLKRERPDDRPMHVSQPPADDQLFQTKNLKSYEKSRLPPGTRLCFVRRLWGVFALKCSWRFHQQSFHGVREQGWLDCPAAGQEICYMIPSKVPLSEYYNGYVAPGKRYSFKQVIQQQRVLGRKLGLVIDLTNTSRYYPASDLKKEGIKHVKIQCKGRDAVPDNASVNTFVFEVSQFLFRQKHSKKYILVHCTHGHNRTGYMIVHYIMRSHPTSVTQAIKMFAEARPPGIYKPDYIDALYTFYLEKKPEMVVCPPTPEWKRSSDLDLNGEAVPDDDDDGISAAALNENHGIDVVMTNDDILGDEIPRDQQDEMRRFCYQTLKLGVGARGNAQFPGSHPVSLDRDNLQLLRQRYYYATWKADGTRYMMLITIDGCYLIDRSFNFRRVQMRFPCRNTNDGLADKTHHFTLLDGEMIIDTLPDSQKQERRYLIYDMMAINQVSVIERPFYERWKMLEKEVIELRNYERHNIYQCRNPYYRYDLEPFRVRRKDFWLLSTVTKLLKEFIPRLSHTADGLIFQGWDDPYVPRTHEGLLKWKYPEMNSVDFLFEIEDDNRQLLFLYERGKKKLIEGKGSRVAFRDGSEPSLYSGKIIECSWDSEEEEWVCMRIRPDKSTPNAFNTYMKVMRSIKDNITQEVLLNEIDEIIRLPMYADRIRNDSKAHQHSNSVRRR from the exons ATGATTGTTTCCATGGATTTAAATGCCTCACCTGTAcctgaagaagatgaagacacTTTTGAACAGAACATCGAAGAATACCCTGCACCAGAAGAACGAATAGAGTCCGCTGTTGATATAGCACGCCGG GAGCGTGATGAAAGACGTAAACGACTGAAAAGAGAAAGACCAGATGACAGACCAATGCATGTATCTCAACCACCTGCAGATGATCAATTGTTTCAGACAAAAAACCTCAAATCTTACGAGAAGAGCCGGCTTCCTCctg GCACACGCTTGTGCTTTGTGCGTAGGCTCTGGGGTGTGTTTGCACTCAAGTGTTCCTGGCGCTTTCACCAACAGAGTTTTCATGGTGTACGGGAACAAG GTTGGTTGGACTGCCCTGCAGCTGGTCAGGAAATATGCTACATGATTCCTTCCAAGGTTCCACTCAGTGAGTATTATAATGGCTATGTTGCTCCTGGTAAAAGATACTCATTTAAGCAAGTGATCCAACAGCAGAGGGTTTTAGGAAGAAAA CTTGGTTTAGTGATCGATTTGACGAATACTTCTCGTTACTATCCTGCGTCAGATTTAAAGAAAGAGGGTATCAAGCATGTTAAG ATTCAATGCAAGGGGAGGGATGCTGTACCAGATAATGCATCTGTAAATACCTTCGTCTTTGAG GTTTCCCAATTCCTCTTTCGTCAAAAGCACTCAAAGAAGTACATCCTTGTCCATTGTACACATGGGCATAATCGGACGGGATATATGATAGTTCATTATATCATGCGATCACATCCAACCTCTGTTACTCAG GCAATAAAAATGTTTGCTGAAGCACGCCCTCCAGGAATCTACAAACCAGACTATATTGATGCGTTGTATACATTTTATCTTGAAAAAAAGCCTGAGATGGTTGTTTGCCCACCAACTCCAGAATGGAAAAGATCTTCTGATCTTGACCTTAATGGTGAAGCAGTgccagatgatgatgatgatggaattTCAGCTGCTGCTTTGAAT GAGAATCATGGAATAGATGTAGTGATGACCAATGACGATATATTAGGAGACGAGATACCTAGGGACCAGCAAGATGAAATGCGGCGTTTCTGCTATCAAACACTTAAGTTGGGTGTTGGG gCAAGAGGAAATGCACAATTTCCAGGGTCTCACCCAGTTTCTCTTGATAG GGACAATCTACAACTATTAAGGCAGCGTTATTATTACGCCACATGGAAAGCTGATGGAACACGTTATATGATGCTAATTACCATAGACGGATGCTACTTGATTGACAGGAGTTTTAATTTTCGAAGGGTGCAAATGAGGTTTCCTTGTAGAAACACAaatgat GGTTTAGCTGACAAGACTCATCACTTTACATTACTTGATGGAGAGATGATAATTGATACTTTACCAGACTCACAGAAGCAAGAGAGAAGATACCTTATCTATGATATGATGGCAATAAATCAAGTGTCTGTCATAGAG CGGCCTTTTTATGAACGTTGGAAGATGCTTGAGAAAGAAGTGATTGAACTGCGGAATTATGAACGCCACAATATTTACCAGTGTAGGAATCCTTATTATAGATACGACCTTGAACCATTCAGG GTGAGAAGGAAAGACTTTTGGTTGCTCTCTACTGTTACCAAGCTTTTAAAGGAATTCATTCCAAGGCTTTCACATACTGCAGATGGTCTTATTTTTCAG GGTTGGGATGATCCTTATGTTCCCCGCACACATGAAGGCCTCTTGAAGTGGAAATACCCTGAAATGAATTCAGTTGACTTTCTATTTGAG ATTGAAGATGATAATCGTCAACTACTTTTTCTGTATGAGCGGGGGAAGAAGAAGCTGATAGAAGGGAAAGGGAGTAGGGTTGCATTCAGAG ATGGTTCAGAACCCTCACTGTATTCCGGAAAAATTATCGAGTGTTCGTGGGATtccgaagaagaagaatgggTCTGTATGCGGATCAGACCAGATAAATCAACTCCAAATGCTTTCAATACTTACATGAAG GTGATGCGGAGCATAAAGGACAATATCACTCAGGAAGTCTTGTTGAATGAGATCGATGAGATCATTCGACTGCCCATGTATGCTGATAGGATACGGAATGATAGTAAAGCCCACCAGCATTCAAATTCAGTGCGACGAAGGTGA